A region from the Canis lupus baileyi chromosome 27, mCanLup2.hap1, whole genome shotgun sequence genome encodes:
- the CCDC188 gene encoding coiled-coil domain-containing protein 188 isoform X17 — protein MEGPKTLGPCGHSHPQCPQPQASSSHGGCLDPPCQGFVRWPCLVPLSSTHSIESARPFPPPGAGGGGPRVGAEVPGGFMASEDREMQRQRPREPAGMRQGHVEARLGWGWPLHSGREQGAPRQGAPPSSGPRPCPCPPMPSGSGNPASPRAAASPLQSVALGPAEQSFLQLEQENQNLKRQNQDLREQLGALLGPGQQFLPLCTEHSSCTALAWAPEQASTRPLEDRAPLQLLRRELCRGEESFVQQSQNELQQIRLSFERKKMAITEVWDGVAEVHMALNNQATGLLGACFTSSDPQNLKKDIRGVLDQMEDIQLEILGERAQCRTQARKEQQMACVAARPQLGCSEGLKGQLWVPVQSSLLALPQGSEDRGTTLVDRAVEVNTRNFI, from the exons ATGGAGGGGCCCAAAACCCTAGGCCCCTGTGgccactcccacccccagtgCCCCCAGCCTCAAGCTTCGAGCAGCCACGGAGGATGCCTGGATCCACCCTGCCAGGGCTTTGTAAGGTGGCCCTGCCTGGTGCCTCTCAGCTCCACTCACTCCATAGAATCTGCCAGGCCCTTCCCacctccgggggcggggggcggggggcccaggGTCGGGGCCGAGGTACCCGGGGGCTTTATGGCCAGTGAAGACAGGGAGATGCAGCGCCAGAGACCCAGAGAACCGGCGGGGATGAGGCAAGGACACGTGGAGGCgaggctggggtggggctggCCCCTGCACTCAGGACGAGAACAAGGGGCACCCAGGCAGGGGGCGCCCCCCAGCTCGGGGCCCAGACCCTGCCCGTGCCCACCCATGCCGTCGGGGTCAGGAAACCCAGCCTCGCCCAGGGCAGCCGCCTCCCCGCTCCAGAGCGTGGCCCTGGGGCCTGCAGAGCAGTCCTTCCTCCAGCTGGAGCAGGAGAACCAGAACCTG AAAAGACAGAACCAAGATctgcgggagcagctgggggcccTCCTGGGGCCGGGGCAGCAGTTCCTGCCCCTGTGCACGGAGCACTCAAGCTGTACGGCCCTGGCCTGG GCCCCGGAGCAGGCCAGCACCCGGCCCCTGGAGGACAGGGCGCCCCTGCAGCTGCTGCGGCGGGAGCTGTGCCGGGGGGAGGAGTCCTTCGTGCAGCAGTCTCAG AACGAGCTGCAGCAGATCCGACTGTCCTTTGAGAGGAAGAAGATGGCCATTACCGAG GTGTGGGACGGCGTGGCTGAGGTACACATGGCCCTGAACAACCAGGCCACTGGGCTCCTG GGGGCCTGTTTTACCTCCTCTGACCCCCAGAACCTCAAGAAGGATATCCGGGGAGTACTAGACCAGATGGAAGACATTCAGCTGGAGATTCTGGG GGAGCGTGCCCAGTGCCGCACCCAGGCCCGGAAGGAGCAGCAGATGGCGTGCGTAGCG GCCAGGCCGCAGCTGGGATGTTCCGAGGGCCTCAAAGGCCAGCTCTG GGTCCCTGTCCAGTCCAGCCTCCTGGCACTGCCCCAAGGCTCGGAGGACAGGGGGACCACGTTGGTGGACAGAGCCGTGGAGGTAAACACCAGAAATTTTATTTAG
- the CCDC188 gene encoding coiled-coil domain-containing protein 188 isoform X8 has product MEGPKTLGPCGHSHPQCPQPQASSSHGGCLDPPCQGFVRWPCLVPLSSTHSIESARPFPPPGAGGGGPRVGAEVPGGFMASEDREMQRQRPREPAGMRQGHVEARLGWGWPLHSGREQGAPRQGAPPSSGPRPCPCPPMPSGSGNPASPRAAASPLQSVALGPAEQSFLQLEQENQNLKRQNQDLREQLGALLGPGQQFLPLCTEHSSCTALAWAPEQASTRPLEDRAPLQLLRRELCRGEESFVQQSQNELQQIRLSFERKKMAITEVWDGVAEVHMALNNQATGLLGACFTSSDPQNLKKDIRGVLDQMEDIQLEILGERAQCRTQARKEQQMACVAKARPQLGCSEGLKGQLWLLALRLLLGALLACTAAYVYVVDPAPFEGLVPPLLSRAAVWKLRALLGPFLRLEVDDFLPF; this is encoded by the exons ATGGAGGGGCCCAAAACCCTAGGCCCCTGTGgccactcccacccccagtgCCCCCAGCCTCAAGCTTCGAGCAGCCACGGAGGATGCCTGGATCCACCCTGCCAGGGCTTTGTAAGGTGGCCCTGCCTGGTGCCTCTCAGCTCCACTCACTCCATAGAATCTGCCAGGCCCTTCCCacctccgggggcggggggcggggggcccaggGTCGGGGCCGAGGTACCCGGGGGCTTTATGGCCAGTGAAGACAGGGAGATGCAGCGCCAGAGACCCAGAGAACCGGCGGGGATGAGGCAAGGACACGTGGAGGCgaggctggggtggggctggCCCCTGCACTCAGGACGAGAACAAGGGGCACCCAGGCAGGGGGCGCCCCCCAGCTCGGGGCCCAGACCCTGCCCGTGCCCACCCATGCCGTCGGGGTCAGGAAACCCAGCCTCGCCCAGGGCAGCCGCCTCCCCGCTCCAGAGCGTGGCCCTGGGGCCTGCAGAGCAGTCCTTCCTCCAGCTGGAGCAGGAGAACCAGAACCTG AAAAGACAGAACCAAGATctgcgggagcagctgggggcccTCCTGGGGCCGGGGCAGCAGTTCCTGCCCCTGTGCACGGAGCACTCAAGCTGTACGGCCCTGGCCTGG GCCCCGGAGCAGGCCAGCACCCGGCCCCTGGAGGACAGGGCGCCCCTGCAGCTGCTGCGGCGGGAGCTGTGCCGGGGGGAGGAGTCCTTCGTGCAGCAGTCTCAG AACGAGCTGCAGCAGATCCGACTGTCCTTTGAGAGGAAGAAGATGGCCATTACCGAG GTGTGGGACGGCGTGGCTGAGGTACACATGGCCCTGAACAACCAGGCCACTGGGCTCCTG GGGGCCTGTTTTACCTCCTCTGACCCCCAGAACCTCAAGAAGGATATCCGGGGAGTACTAGACCAGATGGAAGACATTCAGCTGGAGATTCTGGG GGAGCGTGCCCAGTGCCGCACCCAGGCCCGGAAGGAGCAGCAGATGGCGTGCGTAGCG aaGGCCAGGCCGCAGCTGGGATGTTCCGAGGGCCTCAAAGGCCAGCTCTG GCTGCTGGCGCTGAGGCTGCTGCTGGGCGCCCTGCTGGCCTGCACCGCCGCCTACGTGTACGTGGTGGACCCCGCGCCCTTCGAGGGGCTGGTGCCGCCTCTGCTGAGCCGCGCCGCCGTCTGGAAGCTCCGGGCCCTGCTGGGCCCGTTCCTGCGCCTGGAGGTGGACGACTTCCTGCCCTTCTAG
- the CCDC188 gene encoding coiled-coil domain-containing protein 188 isoform X21 codes for MEGPKTLGPCGHSHPQCPQPQASSSHGGCLDPPCQGFVRWPCLVPLSSTHSIESARPFPPPGAGGGGPRVGAEVPGGFMASEDREMQRQRPREPAGMRQGHVEARLGWGWPLHSGREQGAPRQGAPPSSGPRPCPCPPMPSGSGNPASPRAAASPLQSVALGPAEQSFLQLEQENQNLKRQNQDLREQLGALLGPGQQFLPLCTEHSSCTALAWAPEQASTRPLEDRAPLQLLRRELCRGEESFVQQSQNELQQIRLSFERKKMAITEVWDGVAEVHMALNNQATGLLNLKKDIRGVLDQMEDIQLEILGERAQCRTQARKEQQMACVAG; via the exons ATGGAGGGGCCCAAAACCCTAGGCCCCTGTGgccactcccacccccagtgCCCCCAGCCTCAAGCTTCGAGCAGCCACGGAGGATGCCTGGATCCACCCTGCCAGGGCTTTGTAAGGTGGCCCTGCCTGGTGCCTCTCAGCTCCACTCACTCCATAGAATCTGCCAGGCCCTTCCCacctccgggggcggggggcggggggcccaggGTCGGGGCCGAGGTACCCGGGGGCTTTATGGCCAGTGAAGACAGGGAGATGCAGCGCCAGAGACCCAGAGAACCGGCGGGGATGAGGCAAGGACACGTGGAGGCgaggctggggtggggctggCCCCTGCACTCAGGACGAGAACAAGGGGCACCCAGGCAGGGGGCGCCCCCCAGCTCGGGGCCCAGACCCTGCCCGTGCCCACCCATGCCGTCGGGGTCAGGAAACCCAGCCTCGCCCAGGGCAGCCGCCTCCCCGCTCCAGAGCGTGGCCCTGGGGCCTGCAGAGCAGTCCTTCCTCCAGCTGGAGCAGGAGAACCAGAACCTG AAAAGACAGAACCAAGATctgcgggagcagctgggggcccTCCTGGGGCCGGGGCAGCAGTTCCTGCCCCTGTGCACGGAGCACTCAAGCTGTACGGCCCTGGCCTGG GCCCCGGAGCAGGCCAGCACCCGGCCCCTGGAGGACAGGGCGCCCCTGCAGCTGCTGCGGCGGGAGCTGTGCCGGGGGGAGGAGTCCTTCGTGCAGCAGTCTCAG AACGAGCTGCAGCAGATCCGACTGTCCTTTGAGAGGAAGAAGATGGCCATTACCGAG GTGTGGGACGGCGTGGCTGAGGTACACATGGCCCTGAACAACCAGGCCACTGGGCTCCTG AACCTCAAGAAGGATATCCGGGGAGTACTAGACCAGATGGAAGACATTCAGCTGGAGATTCTGGG GGAGCGTGCCCAGTGCCGCACCCAGGCCCGGAAGGAGCAGCAGATGGCGTGCGTAGCG GGATGA
- the CCDC188 gene encoding coiled-coil domain-containing protein 188 isoform X15 codes for MEGPKTLGPCGHSHPQCPQPQASSSHGGCLDPPCQGFVRWPCLVPLSSTHSIESARPFPPPGAGGGGPRVGAEVPGGFMASEDREMQRQRPREPAGMRQGHVEARLGWGWPLHSGREQGAPRQGAPPSSGPRPCPCPPMPSGSGNPASPRAAASPLQSVALGPAEQSFLQLEQENQNLKRQNQDLREQLGALLGPGQQFLPLCTEHSSCTALAWAPEQASTRPLEDRAPLQLLRRELCRGEESFVQQSQNELQQIRLSFERKKMAITEVWDGVAEVHMALNNQATGLLGACFTSSDPQNLKKDIRGVLDQMEDIQLEILGSRAPDQGVVQAEGGAHLALTAQHPPPSRERAQCRTQARKEQQMACVAGPCPVQPPGTAPRLGGQGDHVGGQSRGGKHQKFYLGH; via the exons ATGGAGGGGCCCAAAACCCTAGGCCCCTGTGgccactcccacccccagtgCCCCCAGCCTCAAGCTTCGAGCAGCCACGGAGGATGCCTGGATCCACCCTGCCAGGGCTTTGTAAGGTGGCCCTGCCTGGTGCCTCTCAGCTCCACTCACTCCATAGAATCTGCCAGGCCCTTCCCacctccgggggcggggggcggggggcccaggGTCGGGGCCGAGGTACCCGGGGGCTTTATGGCCAGTGAAGACAGGGAGATGCAGCGCCAGAGACCCAGAGAACCGGCGGGGATGAGGCAAGGACACGTGGAGGCgaggctggggtggggctggCCCCTGCACTCAGGACGAGAACAAGGGGCACCCAGGCAGGGGGCGCCCCCCAGCTCGGGGCCCAGACCCTGCCCGTGCCCACCCATGCCGTCGGGGTCAGGAAACCCAGCCTCGCCCAGGGCAGCCGCCTCCCCGCTCCAGAGCGTGGCCCTGGGGCCTGCAGAGCAGTCCTTCCTCCAGCTGGAGCAGGAGAACCAGAACCTG AAAAGACAGAACCAAGATctgcgggagcagctgggggcccTCCTGGGGCCGGGGCAGCAGTTCCTGCCCCTGTGCACGGAGCACTCAAGCTGTACGGCCCTGGCCTGG GCCCCGGAGCAGGCCAGCACCCGGCCCCTGGAGGACAGGGCGCCCCTGCAGCTGCTGCGGCGGGAGCTGTGCCGGGGGGAGGAGTCCTTCGTGCAGCAGTCTCAG AACGAGCTGCAGCAGATCCGACTGTCCTTTGAGAGGAAGAAGATGGCCATTACCGAG GTGTGGGACGGCGTGGCTGAGGTACACATGGCCCTGAACAACCAGGCCACTGGGCTCCTG GGGGCCTGTTTTACCTCCTCTGACCCCCAGAACCTCAAGAAGGATATCCGGGGAGTACTAGACCAGATGGAAGACATTCAGCTGGAGATTCTGGG CTCCAGGGCACCAGACCAAGGGGTGGTGCAGGCTGAGGGGGGTGCGCACCTGGCCCTGACTGCGCAGCACCCCCCTCCATCCAGGGAGCGTGCCCAGTGCCGCACCCAGGCCCGGAAGGAGCAGCAGATGGCGTGCGTAGCG GGTCCCTGTCCAGTCCAGCCTCCTGGCACTGCCCCAAGGCTCGGAGGACAGGGGGACCACGTTGGTGGACAGAGCCGTGGAGGTAAACACCAGAAATTTTATTTAGGGCATTAa
- the CCDC188 gene encoding coiled-coil domain-containing protein 188 isoform X13, with translation MEGPKTLGPCGHSHPQCPQPQASSSHGGCLDPPCQGFVRWPCLVPLSSTHSIESARPFPPPGAGGGGPRVGAEVPGGFMASEDREMQRQRPREPAGMRQGHVEARLGWGWPLHSGREQGAPRQGAPPSSGPRPCPCPPMPSGSGNPASPRAAASPLQSVALGPAEQSFLQLEQENQNLKRQNQDLREQLGALLGPGQQFLPLCTEHSSCTALAWAPEQASTRPLEDRAPLQLLRRELCRGEESFVQQSQNELQQIRLSFERKKMAITEVWDGVAEVHMALNNQATGLLNLKKDIRGVLDQMEDIQLEILGERAQCRTQARKEQQMACVAKARPQLGCSEGLKGQLWLLALRLLLGALLACTAAYVYVVDPAPFEGLVPPLLSRAAVWKLRALLGPFLRLEVDDFLPF, from the exons ATGGAGGGGCCCAAAACCCTAGGCCCCTGTGgccactcccacccccagtgCCCCCAGCCTCAAGCTTCGAGCAGCCACGGAGGATGCCTGGATCCACCCTGCCAGGGCTTTGTAAGGTGGCCCTGCCTGGTGCCTCTCAGCTCCACTCACTCCATAGAATCTGCCAGGCCCTTCCCacctccgggggcggggggcggggggcccaggGTCGGGGCCGAGGTACCCGGGGGCTTTATGGCCAGTGAAGACAGGGAGATGCAGCGCCAGAGACCCAGAGAACCGGCGGGGATGAGGCAAGGACACGTGGAGGCgaggctggggtggggctggCCCCTGCACTCAGGACGAGAACAAGGGGCACCCAGGCAGGGGGCGCCCCCCAGCTCGGGGCCCAGACCCTGCCCGTGCCCACCCATGCCGTCGGGGTCAGGAAACCCAGCCTCGCCCAGGGCAGCCGCCTCCCCGCTCCAGAGCGTGGCCCTGGGGCCTGCAGAGCAGTCCTTCCTCCAGCTGGAGCAGGAGAACCAGAACCTG AAAAGACAGAACCAAGATctgcgggagcagctgggggcccTCCTGGGGCCGGGGCAGCAGTTCCTGCCCCTGTGCACGGAGCACTCAAGCTGTACGGCCCTGGCCTGG GCCCCGGAGCAGGCCAGCACCCGGCCCCTGGAGGACAGGGCGCCCCTGCAGCTGCTGCGGCGGGAGCTGTGCCGGGGGGAGGAGTCCTTCGTGCAGCAGTCTCAG AACGAGCTGCAGCAGATCCGACTGTCCTTTGAGAGGAAGAAGATGGCCATTACCGAG GTGTGGGACGGCGTGGCTGAGGTACACATGGCCCTGAACAACCAGGCCACTGGGCTCCTG AACCTCAAGAAGGATATCCGGGGAGTACTAGACCAGATGGAAGACATTCAGCTGGAGATTCTGGG GGAGCGTGCCCAGTGCCGCACCCAGGCCCGGAAGGAGCAGCAGATGGCGTGCGTAGCG aaGGCCAGGCCGCAGCTGGGATGTTCCGAGGGCCTCAAAGGCCAGCTCTG GCTGCTGGCGCTGAGGCTGCTGCTGGGCGCCCTGCTGGCCTGCACCGCCGCCTACGTGTACGTGGTGGACCCCGCGCCCTTCGAGGGGCTGGTGCCGCCTCTGCTGAGCCGCGCCGCCGTCTGGAAGCTCCGGGCCCTGCTGGGCCCGTTCCTGCGCCTGGAGGTGGACGACTTCCTGCCCTTCTAG